The following are encoded together in the Babylonia areolata isolate BAREFJ2019XMU chromosome 18, ASM4173473v1, whole genome shotgun sequence genome:
- the LOC143292953 gene encoding uncharacterized protein LOC143292953: MEETEGNCVCVTMRRKYNSQPWGFRMAGGRDVGCCLHIAKVSPGSLSERYGLRTGDVLLQIEQLPAYNLNHNHAKAEILRAGNDLHFVVKREGMPVSMPVLMPEEPVAERRSMVVEETSQYRGDPNPTSQSRTFLLLNQFLADELEAIPETPKKDIPVVNGPRATYDESGPVHGSMYPTANRPAAGTVMGPPQGQRQYQPQGPPQRPAQHIPQQAPVIQQAPVIQQAPVIQQAPVIQQAPLMQRAPPQPAPVPRAAQGPGFPQGPPEPAPRGPPQGPHMGPPRGPAICPPKVPPQVPPKVAPKVAMKPAPSPTVSLPVREPVTAPAPAPVAVAAGDVVKSPDVAPVIVPESAEVINTEAASVDVKDSSGAAPKEAVVEAEPKGAEDTSAAQSADVQVSDSTPADDAEAIIEVDIPAADDAEPKVSADGPAAADDVEAKKEVEPSAAGEAEEAVISVDIPAASDAEANKAEETPEAENVEAKKEAEPSAVDDAEEAVISVDIPAAGDAEANKAEDTSAADAAEAVISVDEGEASVSLDLPAADESETNVSLDLPAADEEEEAVVSVDIPAADDEATVSLDLPAADDEATVSLDLPAADAGTGESADAPLTIVAIDADDESEYSDGPASDEEEPATFTFQVAD, encoded by the exons atGGAGGAGACAGAaggaaattgtgtatgtgtgaccaTGAGGAGGAAGTATAACAGCCAACCTTGGGGCTTTCGTATGGCTGGGGGGAGAGACGTTGGGTGTTGTTTGCATATTGCTAAggtgag CCCTGGCAGTCTGTCGGAGAGGTACGGGCTGAGGACGGGGGACGTGCTGCTGCAGATAGAACAGCTTCCGGCCTACAACCTCAACCACAACCACGCCAAGGCCGAGATCCTGCGAGCGGGCAATGACCTCCACTTCGTCGTCAAAAG GGAGGGCATGCCGGTGTCCATGCCCGTGCTCATGCCGGAGGAACCCGTGGCGGAACGAAGGTCcatggtggtggaggagaccTCTCAGTACCGGGGggaccccaaccccacctcccagtcccgcaccttcctcctcctcaaccagTTCCTGGCGGACGAGCTGGAAg CAATACCGGAGACACCGAAGAAGGACATCCCAGTGGTGAACGGCCCCAGAGCCACGTATGACGAGTCCGGCCCCGTCCACGGAAGCATGTACCCCACGGCAAACAGGCCGGCTGCAGGGACAGTCATGGGGCCACCGCAGGGACAACGACAGTACCAGCCACAGGGCCCACCCCAGAGGCCAGCGCAACACATCCCTCAACAGGCCCCAGTAATACAGCAGGCCCCAGTAATCCAGCAGGCCCCAGTAATCCAGCAGGCCCCAGTAATACAGCAGGCCCCATTGATGCAGCGTGCCCCTCCCCAGCCGGCGCCAGTGCCGAGGGCAGCACAAGGTCCTGGGTTCCCTCAGGGACCACCAGAGCCTGCACCACGAGGTCCTCCGCAGGGTCCACACATGGGTCCACCTCGCGGGCCAGCAATATGTCCACCGAAGGTCCCTCCGCAGGTCCCTCCGAAGGTTGCACCGAAGGTGGCCATGAAGCCAGCTCCGTCCCCCACTGTAAGTCTCCCTGTCAGAGAACCGGtcactgcccctgcccctgctCCCGTGGCTGTGGCAGCGGGTGATGTGGTAAAAAGTCCAGATGTCGCTCCTGTCATTGTTCCGGAAAGCGCAGAGGTAATAAATACCGAGGCTGCTTCTGTAGACGTCAAGGACAGCTCAGGCGCTGCTCCCAAAGAAGCTGTGGTGGAGGCCGAGCCAAAAGGTGCAGAAGACACCTCAGCAGCTCAGTCAGCAGATGTCCAGGTCAGTGATTCCACTCCCGCTGACGATGCAGAGGCGATCATTGAGGTGGACATCCCTGCAGCTGATGACGCTGAGCCGAAGGTTTCAGCGGACGGTCCTGCAGCAGCTGATGACGTCGAGGCGAAGAAAGAAGTGGAACCTTCTGCAGCTGGTGAGGCCGAGGAGGCAGTCATTTCAGTGGATATCCCTGCAGCCAGCGACGCCGAAGCTAATAAAGCCGAGGAAACACCTGAAGCTGAAAACGTCGAGGCGAAAAAAGAAGCGGAACCTTCTGCAGTCGATGACGCCGAGGAGGCAGTAATTTCAGTGGATATCCCCGCAGCTGGTGATGCCGAAGCGAATAAAGCAGAGGACACTTCTGCAGCTGATGCTGCCGAGGCTGTGATTTCAGTGGATGAAGGTGAAGCCAGCGTTTCACTTGATCTTCCTGCAGCCGATGAATCTGAAACCAACGTTTCTCTCGATCTTCCAGCAgctgatgaggaagaagaggcggTAGTTTCAGTGGATATTCCCGCAGCTGATGATGAGGCAACGGTATCGTTAGATCTGCCAGCAGCTGATGATGAGGCAACGGTATCGTTAGATCTTCCCGCAGCTGACGCCGGGACCGGTGAGTCAGCCGATGCCCCCCTCACCATCGTGGCCATCGATGCTGACGACGAAAGCGAGTATTCTGATGGGCCAGCTAGTGACGAGGAAGAGCCAGCCACCTTCACGTTCCAAGTGGCTGACTGA